The following are encoded together in the Oncorhynchus nerka isolate Pitt River linkage group LG23, Oner_Uvic_2.0, whole genome shotgun sequence genome:
- the LOC115106452 gene encoding ATP-dependent RNA helicase DHX8-like, translating to MLLFSSEYKTVSWIMSHIGDNELEQLEYLSLVSKVCTELDNHLGISDKDLAEFVISLAEKQPTFDGFKSLLLKNGAEFTDSLVGNLLRLIQTMRPPPKASSSKAFEPVVKQKSDKDKLKELFPALCRPDDPVPKAILDEDDVKIADAAMKELEMFMPSVSRSDSKSKSRSDKKRRHSRSRSRDRDRRRRHRSRSRSRSRSRSRDRDRQRERDRERDRDRGKKRASRWSERSRTPSPHRDRDRDTKDGSDRWKDKHVDRPPPEEPTVGDIFNGKITSIMQFGCFVQLEGLRKRWEGLVHISELRREGRVANVADVVQKGQRVKIKVLSFTGSKTSLSMKDVDQETGEDLNPNRRRNQGPDGEEEKIMRNPDRPTNLNLGHAPELEDDTLERKRLTKISDPEKWEIKQMIAANVLSKEEFPDFDEETGILPKVDDEEDEDLEIELVEEEPPFLRGHTKQSMDMSPVKIVKNPDGSLSQAAMMQSALAKERREVKQCQREAEMDSIPMGLNKHWVDPLPDVDGRQIAANMRGIGMMPTDIPEWKKHAFGGNKASYGKKTAMSILEQRESLPIYKLKEQLIQAVHDNQILIVIGETGSGKTTQITQYLAEAGYTTRGKIGCTQPRRVAAMSVAKRVSEEYGCCLGQEVGYTIRFEDCTSPETVIKYMTDGMLLRECLIDPDLGQYAIIMLDEAHERTIHTDVLFGLLKKTVQKRTDMKLIVTSATLDAVKFSQYFYEAPIFTIPGRTYPVEVLYTKEPETDYLDASLITVMQIHLTEPPGDVLVFLTGQEEIDTACEILYERMKSLGPEVPELIILPVYSALPSEMQTRIFDPAPPGSRKVVIATNIAETSLTIDGIYYVVDPGFVKQKVYNSKTGIDQLVVTPISQAQAKQRAGRAGRTGPGKTYRLYTERAYRDEMLTTNVPEIQRTNLASTVLSLKAMGINDLLSFDFMDAPPMETLITAMEQLYTLGSLDDEGLLTRLGRRMAEFPLEPMLCKMLIMSVHLGCSEEMLTIVSMLSVQNVFYRPKDKQALADQKKAKFHQAEGDHLTLLAVYNSWKNNKFSNPWCYENFIQARSLRRAQDIRKQMLGIMDRHKLDVVTCGKATVRVQKAICSGFFRNAAKKDPQEGYRTLIDQQVVYIHPSSALFNRQPEWVVYHELVLTTKEYMREVTTIDPRWLVEFSPAFFKVSDPTRLSKQKKQQRLEPLYNRYEEPNAWRISRAFRRR from the exons GATTCACTCGTCGGCAATTTGCTCAGACTTATTCAAACGATGCGGCCTCCACCAAAGGCATCTTCAAGCAAAG CCTTTGAACCTGTGGTCAAGCAGAAGAGTGACAAGGACAAACTGAAGGAATTGTTTCCTGCATTATGCAGGCCAGACGATCCTGTTCCCAAg GCCATATTGGATGAAGACGATGTGAAGATCGCCGACGCTGCCATGAAGGAGTTGGAGATGTTCATGCCCAGTGTGAGCAGATCAGACTCAAAGAGCAAGAGCAG GTCGGACAAAAAGAGGAGGCACAGCAGAAGTCGGAGCCGAGACCGGGACAGGAGGCGGCGTCACCGTTCTCGGTCCCGCTCACGCTCTAGGTCTCGCTCTAGGGACCGGGaccgccagagagagagagaccgtgagCGGGACCGCGACCGTGGTAAGAAACGTGCGTCTCGCTGGAGTGAGCGCAGTCGTACCCCCAGCCCCcacagagaccgagacagggaCACAAAGGACGGCTCTGACCGGTGGAAGGACAAACACGTGGACCGTCCTCCACCAGAGGAGCCTACTGTAGGGGACATCTTCAATGGCAAAATCACCAGCATCATGCAGTTTGGCTGCTTCGTGCAACTGGAAGGGCTGAG GAAACGCTGGGAGGGCTTAGTCCACATCTCCGAGCTGCGCAGAGAGGGACGCGTTGCCAATGTGGCTGATGTGGTCCAGAAAGGTCAAAGGGTCAAGATCAAGGTGCTGTCCTTCACTGGCTCCAAGACCAGTCTCAGTATGAAG GATGTAGACCAGGAAACAGGGGAGGACCTGAACCCCAACCGGAGGAGGAACCAGGGCCCTGATGGTGAGGAGGAGAAAATCATGAGGAACCCCGACCGCCCAACTAACCTCAACTTGGGCCACGCCCCAGAGTTGGAGGACGACACACTGGAGCGCAAGAGGCTGACCAAGATATCTGACCCCGAGAAGTGGGAGATCAAACAG ATGATTGCTGCTAATGTTCTTTCTAAAGAGGAGTTCCCTGACTTTGATGAGGAGACCGGTATCCTCCCCAAAGTAGATGACGAAGAAG ACGAGGACCTGGAGATTGAGCTGGTGGAGGAGGAGCCTCCGTTCCTGAGAGGACACACTAAACAGAGTATGGACATGAGCCCTGTCAAGATTGTCAAG AATCCAGACGGCTCGCTGTCCCAGGCAGCCATGATGCAGAGTGCTTTGGctaaggagaggagggaagtgaAGCAGTGTCAGCGAGAGGCTGAGATGGACTCCATCCCCATGGGCCTGAACAAACACTGGGTAGACCCCCTGCCTGACG TTGATGGGAGACAGATTGCAGCCAACATGAGAGGCATCGGCATGATGCCAACTGACATCCCGGAGTGGAAGAAACATGCCTTTGGGGGCAACAAGGCCTCTTATGGCAAAAAGACAGCGATGTCCATcttggagcagagagagagcctgCCCATCTACAAGCTGAAAGAGCAGCTCATACAG GCTGTCCACGATAACCAGATCCTGATTGTTATTGGAGAGACTGGCTCTGGGAAAACCACCCAGATCACCCAGTACCTGGCCGAGGCAGGCTACACCACTCGGGGGAAGATCGGCTGCACTCAGCCCCGTCGTGTGGCAGCCATGTCCGTGGCCAAGAGAGTCTCTGAAGAGTACGGTTGCTGTCTGGGCCAGGAG GTTGGATACACCATTCGGTTTGAGGACTGCACCAGCCCTGAGACAGTGATTAAGTACATGACGGATGGTATGTTGCTGAGAGAGTGTCTGATAGATCCGGACCTTGGCCAGTACGCCATTATCATGTTGGATGAGGCCCACGAGAGGACCATCCATACCGACGTACTCTTCGGTCTGCTCAAGAAG acgGTGCAGAAACGCACGGACATGAAACTCATTGTGACTTCGGCCACACTTGATGCCGTCAAGTTCTCTCAGTACTTCTACGAAGCGCCCATCTTCACCATCCCAGGGCGTACCTACCCAGTGGAGGTGCTCTACACCAAAGAGCCGGAGACAGACTACCTGGATGCCAGTCTCATCACCGTCATGCAGATCCACCTGACTGAGCCCCCGG GTGATGTCCTGGTGTTTCTGACGGGCCAGGAGGAGATCGACACCGCTTGTGAGATCTTGTATGAACGGATGAAGTCACTGGGACCTGAAGTGCCTGAACTCATCATCCTACCGGTCTACTCCGCCCTGCCCAGCGAGATGCAGACCCGTATCTTTGACCCTGCTCCCCCCGGCAGCAGAAAGGTCGTCATTGCCACTAACATTGCTGAGACGTCTCTGACCATCGACGGTATCTACTATGTGGTGGACCCAGGCTTTGTGAAGCAAAAGGTGTACAACTCCAAGACTGGTATTGACCAGCTGGTGGTGACCCCCATTTCACAG GCCCAAGCCAAGCAGCGGGCTGGAAGAGCTGGAAGAACTGGTCCAGGGAAGACCTACAGGCTGTACACAGAGAGAGCCTACAGAGACGAGATGCTCACCACCAACGTGCCTGAGATCCAGAGAACTAACTTGGCCAGCACGGTGCTGTCTCTCAAG GCTATGGGCATCAATGACCTGCTGTCGTTTGACTTCATGGACGCGCCACCCATGGAGACGCTGATCACGGCCATGGAGCAGCTCTACACTCTGGGGTCTCTGGACGATGAAGGGTTGCTCACTCGCCTTGGACGCAGG ATGGCAGAGTTCCCTCTGGAGCCCATGCTGTGTAAGATGCTGATCATGTCCGTCCACCTGGGCTGCAGTGAGGAGATGCTCACCATCGTCTCCATGCTGTCTGTGCAGAACGTCTTCTACAGGCCCAAG GACAAGCAGGCCCTGGCTGACCAGAAGAAGGCCAAGTTCCACCAGGCCGAAGGAGACCACCTTACCCTGCTGGCTGTGTATAACTCCTGGAAGAACAACAAGTTCTCCAACCCTTGGTGCTACGAGAACTTCATCCAGGCCCGCTCCTTGCGCAGAGCCCAGGACATCCGCAAACAGATGTTGGGCATCATGGACAG ACATAAACTGGACGTGGTGACTTGTGGAAAGGCCACAGTGCGTGTACAGAAGGCCATCTGCAGTGGTTTCTTCCGGAACGCAGCCAAAAAGGATCCCCAGGAAGGCTACCGTACCCTCATTGACCAGCAGGTGGTGTACATCCACCCCTCCAGTGCCCTGTTCAACCGCCAGCCTGAGTG GGTGGTGTACCACGAGCTGGTGCTGACCACGAAAGAGTACATGAGGGAAGTGACCACCATTGACCCACGCTGGCTGGTAGAGTTCTCACCGGCCTTCTTCAAAGTGTCCGACCCCACGCGCCTCAGCAAACAGAAGAAGCAGCAGCGCCTCGAGCCCCTCTACAACCGCTACGAAGAGCCCAACGCATGGAGAATCTCCCGCGCCTTCCGTCGGCGCTAG